A portion of the Macaca thibetana thibetana isolate TM-01 chromosome 9, ASM2454274v1, whole genome shotgun sequence genome contains these proteins:
- the SLC25A28 gene encoding mitoferrin-2 isoform X2: MQSLQPDPAARYRNVLEALWRIIRTEGLWRPMRGLNVTATGAGPAHALYFACYEKLKKTLSDVIHPGGNSHIANGAAGCVATLLHDAAMNPAEVVKQRMQMYNSPYHRVTDCVRAVWQNEGAGAFYRSYTTQLTMNVPFQAIHFMTYEFLQEHFNPQRRYNPSSHVLSGACAGAVAAAATTPLDVCKTLLNTQESLALNSHITGHITGMASAFRTVYQVGGVTAYFRGVQARVIYQIPSTAIAWSVYEFFKYLITKRQEEWRAGK; encoded by the exons ATGCAGAGTCTACAGCCTGACCCAGCTGCCCGCTATCGCAATGTGTTGGAAGCCCTCTGGAGGATTATAAGAACGGAGGGCCTATGGAGGCCCATGAGGGGGCTGAACGTCACAGCAACAGGCGCAGGGCCTGCCCACGCCCTTTATTTTGCCTGCTACGAAAAGTTAAAAAAGACATTGAGTGATGTAATCCACCCTGGGGGCAATAGCCATATTGCCAATG GTGCGGCCGGGTGTGTGGCAACATTACTTCATGATGCAGCCATGAACCCTGCAGAAG TGGTCAAGCAGAGGATGCAGATGTACAACTCACCATACCACCGGGTGACAGACTGTGTACGGGCAGTGTGGCAAAATGAAGGGGCCGGGGCCTTCTACCGCAGCTACACCACCCAGCTGACCATGAACGTTCCCTTCCAAGCCATTCACTTCATGACCTATGAATTCCTGCAGGAGCACTTTAACCCCCAGAGACGGTACAACCCAAGCTCCCACGTCCTCTCTGGAGCTTGCGCAGGAGCTGTAGCTGCCGCAGCCACAACCCCACTGGACGTTTGCAAAACACTGCTCAACACCCAGGAGTCCTTGGCTTTGAACTCACACATTACAGGACATATCACAGGCATGGCTAGTGCCTTCAGGACGGTATATCAAGTAGGTGGGGTGACCGCCTACTTCCGAGGGGTGCAAGCTAGAGTAATTTACCAGATCCCCTCCACAGCCATAGCGTGGTCTGTGTATGAGTTCTTCAAATACCTAATCACTAAACGGCAAGAAGAGTGGAGGGCCGGCAAGTGA
- the SLC25A28 gene encoding mitoferrin-2 isoform X1, with protein sequence MELEGRGAGGVAGGPAAGPGRSPGESALLDGWLQRGVGRGAGGGEAGACRPPVRQDPDSGPDYEALPAGATVTTHMVAGAVAGILEHCVMYPIDCVKTRMQSLQPDPAARYRNVLEALWRIIRTEGLWRPMRGLNVTATGAGPAHALYFACYEKLKKTLSDVIHPGGNSHIANGAAGCVATLLHDAAMNPAEVVKQRMQMYNSPYHRVTDCVRAVWQNEGAGAFYRSYTTQLTMNVPFQAIHFMTYEFLQEHFNPQRRYNPSSHVLSGACAGAVAAAATTPLDVCKTLLNTQESLALNSHITGHITGMASAFRTVYQVGGVTAYFRGVQARVIYQIPSTAIAWSVYEFFKYLITKRQEEWRAGK encoded by the exons ATGGAGTTGGAGGGGCGGGGTGCTGGCGGTGTGGCGGGGGGGCCGGCGGCAGGGCCCGGGCGGAGCCCCGGGGAGTCGGCGCTGCTGGACGGGTGGCTGCAGCGGGGCGTGGGCCGGGGGGCCGGCGGCGGGGAGGCCGGGGCCTGCAGGCCGCCGGTACGTCAAGATCCGGACTCCGGCCCGGACTACGAGGCGCTGCCGGCTGGAGCCACTGTCACCAcgcacatggtggcaggcgccgtGGCAGGGATCCTGGAGCACTGCGTGATGTACCCCATCGACTGCGTCAAG ACCCGGATGCAGAGTCTACAGCCTGACCCAGCTGCCCGCTATCGCAATGTGTTGGAAGCCCTCTGGAGGATTATAAGAACGGAGGGCCTATGGAGGCCCATGAGGGGGCTGAACGTCACAGCAACAGGCGCAGGGCCTGCCCACGCCCTTTATTTTGCCTGCTACGAAAAGTTAAAAAAGACATTGAGTGATGTAATCCACCCTGGGGGCAATAGCCATATTGCCAATG GTGCGGCCGGGTGTGTGGCAACATTACTTCATGATGCAGCCATGAACCCTGCAGAAG TGGTCAAGCAGAGGATGCAGATGTACAACTCACCATACCACCGGGTGACAGACTGTGTACGGGCAGTGTGGCAAAATGAAGGGGCCGGGGCCTTCTACCGCAGCTACACCACCCAGCTGACCATGAACGTTCCCTTCCAAGCCATTCACTTCATGACCTATGAATTCCTGCAGGAGCACTTTAACCCCCAGAGACGGTACAACCCAAGCTCCCACGTCCTCTCTGGAGCTTGCGCAGGAGCTGTAGCTGCCGCAGCCACAACCCCACTGGACGTTTGCAAAACACTGCTCAACACCCAGGAGTCCTTGGCTTTGAACTCACACATTACAGGACATATCACAGGCATGGCTAGTGCCTTCAGGACGGTATATCAAGTAGGTGGGGTGACCGCCTACTTCCGAGGGGTGCAAGCTAGAGTAATTTACCAGATCCCCTCCACAGCCATAGCGTGGTCTGTGTATGAGTTCTTCAAATACCTAATCACTAAACGGCAAGAAGAGTGGAGGGCCGGCAAGTGA